A genome region from Natranaeroarchaeum sulfidigenes includes the following:
- the azf gene encoding NAD-dependent glucose-6-phosphate dehydrogenase Azf, protein MDDPVLLTGATGRVGTAILDGIGDDYEWRCLARSPPEKELPGEFVAADITDEDAMRDAMEGIGAVIHLAGDPRPEAPWSSVLENNIDGTKTILQAAVDEGVEKFVFASSNHAVGAFETDERTPEMYRTHDEFRLDGTELPRPGNFYGVSKAAGETLCRYYHDQYDLDVVCLRIGNLTKNHPPIDYERGQAMWLSHRDCAHLAERSLEADYDYEIVYGISDNDRKYYSLERAKEALGYEPRDNSAEFDGKQRVK, encoded by the coding sequence ATGGACGACCCCGTACTACTCACCGGCGCGACGGGACGGGTCGGTACCGCGATCCTCGACGGCATCGGCGACGACTACGAGTGGCGATGTCTCGCACGAAGCCCACCCGAGAAAGAGCTCCCTGGCGAGTTCGTTGCCGCGGATATCACCGACGAAGACGCAATGCGCGACGCGATGGAGGGCATCGGCGCAGTTATTCACCTCGCCGGCGATCCCCGCCCGGAAGCCCCATGGAGCAGCGTACTGGAAAACAACATCGATGGGACGAAAACGATTCTGCAGGCCGCTGTCGATGAGGGCGTCGAGAAGTTCGTCTTCGCGTCCTCGAACCACGCTGTTGGCGCATTCGAGACCGACGAGCGCACACCCGAAATGTATCGGACACACGATGAGTTCCGGCTCGATGGCACCGAACTCCCCCGCCCGGGGAACTTCTACGGTGTCAGCAAGGCAGCGGGCGAGACGCTCTGTCGATACTATCACGACCAGTATGATCTCGATGTCGTCTGTCTGCGAATCGGTAACCTCACCAAGAACCACCCACCGATCGACTACGAGCGCGGCCAGGCGATGTGGCTCTCCCATCGTGACTGTGCACACCTTGCCGAACGGTCGCTCGAAGCCGACTACGACTACGAGATCGTCTATGGGATTTCTGACAACGACCGGAAGTATTACTCCCTCGAACGCGCGAAGGAAGCACTGGGCTACGAACCACGCGACAACTCCGCCGAGTTCGACGGCAAACAGCGCGTCAAGTAG
- a CDS encoding diadenylate cyclase translates to MEEIDRVLSKYATSQELMDQIRYVAESLSIGFDRWDEQYVSGPSLYFLLVAETDFEAYTDSLGENEWPVDRCQVVLNSREAFRRVAEDVAFSRDGAIIVTGDGTIQKQMVRVRSPSPTEVQDVEELSYPDWMGTKHMSALETSLRENVLWAITLSEEDGRVTTYLNGTYQDYPRDEIGGRWRPDTQQS, encoded by the coding sequence ATGGAAGAAATCGACCGGGTGTTGAGCAAGTACGCAACCAGTCAGGAGCTCATGGACCAGATTCGGTACGTCGCCGAGTCGTTGAGTATCGGCTTCGACAGGTGGGACGAACAGTATGTGAGTGGGCCCAGTCTGTATTTTTTGCTCGTTGCCGAAACCGATTTCGAGGCGTATACCGACTCGCTGGGGGAGAATGAGTGGCCAGTTGATCGATGCCAGGTCGTCCTGAACTCTCGAGAGGCGTTTCGACGGGTCGCCGAGGATGTCGCATTCAGTCGAGATGGAGCAATCATCGTGACGGGAGATGGGACAATCCAAAAACAGATGGTTCGGGTTCGGAGTCCCAGTCCAACAGAAGTCCAGGACGTCGAAGAACTGAGCTATCCGGACTGGATGGGAACAAAGCACATGAGTGCACTGGAAACATCGCTTCGCGAGAACGTCCTCTGGGCGATCACACTCAGTGAAGAAGACGGTCGCGTCACCACGTATCTAAATGGTACGTATCAGGATTACCCCCGCGACGAGATTGGCGGTCGATGGCGACCCGATACACAACAATCATAG
- a CDS encoding DUF5790 family protein — protein sequence MSQSTLDNDELFGEAASEMRDDVEASLADARAELPDSESVWEAQGDNVLGVLNGLRSALDVGAAADHLRDAKKWFTMGQRADAFDDAEDLEASIEEVEELIGTIEDASEQVGDLTATIPDLKSTLEDAASEDDEEE from the coding sequence ATGAGCCAGTCAACGCTCGACAACGACGAACTGTTCGGCGAAGCGGCCTCGGAGATGCGTGACGATGTCGAGGCCTCGCTTGCAGACGCGCGTGCAGAACTTCCCGACAGCGAGTCGGTCTGGGAGGCGCAGGGCGACAACGTACTCGGGGTGCTAAACGGGTTGCGCTCGGCGCTGGATGTCGGTGCGGCGGCCGACCACCTCCGCGACGCCAAAAAGTGGTTCACGATGGGCCAGCGCGCCGACGCCTTTGACGACGCCGAGGATCTCGAAGCGTCGATCGAGGAGGTCGAGGAGCTGATCGGGACGATCGAGGATGCCAGCGAGCAGGTCGGCGATCTCACCGCAACGATTCCGGATCTCAAAAGCACGCTCGAAGACGCCGCGAGCGAAGACGACGAGGAAGAGTAA
- a CDS encoding DUF1405 domain-containing protein, with the protein MPELPDRDPLPRWLAPVPRAVEDLGLRLVWVVVAINLVGTAFGFWFYAFETGQLLDTPLVMWPWVPDSPLATLFAAAAFASWARGNPREWLTALAFFGNIILGLWTPYTILVFWDVYLAGPSPALYAFMFFSHLAMVVQALVLHRISEFPPWAVGVAVLWYGFDFIVDFLVPIVGDPHHTVLPVPRDTDVGLGATALDVTAAGTFAFTLLAAYLALTIRSKKLEARLD; encoded by the coding sequence ATGCCAGAGCTTCCGGACCGCGATCCGCTGCCACGCTGGCTTGCGCCGGTCCCGCGCGCCGTCGAGGACCTCGGGCTACGACTGGTCTGGGTCGTCGTCGCGATCAACCTCGTCGGGACCGCCTTCGGGTTCTGGTTTTACGCCTTCGAGACGGGCCAGTTGCTCGACACGCCACTGGTCATGTGGCCGTGGGTTCCCGACAGTCCACTGGCGACCCTCTTTGCGGCGGCCGCCTTCGCCAGCTGGGCGCGTGGGAACCCTCGTGAGTGGCTCACCGCGCTGGCCTTTTTCGGGAACATCATTCTCGGACTGTGGACGCCCTACACCATTCTGGTCTTCTGGGACGTCTATCTCGCCGGGCCATCGCCCGCGCTCTATGCCTTCATGTTTTTCAGCCATCTGGCAATGGTCGTCCAGGCGCTGGTGCTCCACCGGATCAGCGAGTTCCCGCCGTGGGCCGTCGGCGTCGCCGTCCTCTGGTACGGCTTCGATTTCATCGTCGACTTCCTCGTCCCCATCGTCGGCGACCCACACCACACCGTCCTGCCGGTGCCGCGTGATACAGACGTCGGACTCGGCGCGACTGCGCTCGACGTCACAGCCGCGGGGACGTTCGCGTTTACCCTGCTGGC
- a CDS encoding DUF309 domain-containing protein: MDAELRAGVAIYNAGEYHAAHDAWEERWLELEDGTDDERFLHGLIQFTAAIYHAHNRNWAGATGLAESALGYLDGLPDPYRDVRLDGVRTYLDVLADDPEVIERRDPPELMWNGTALGLPELEVDAAFLVASVLAEEDDRWDESLVEDAVSYAREELDAAETTFLTLVLDFVGDHENRGLIYQRLVEHVERRKHREEDVDGLFE, encoded by the coding sequence ATGGACGCGGAGTTGCGGGCCGGGGTCGCGATCTACAACGCGGGGGAGTACCACGCCGCCCACGACGCGTGGGAGGAGCGCTGGCTCGAACTGGAGGACGGCACCGACGACGAGCGGTTCCTGCACGGCCTGATCCAGTTCACTGCCGCGATCTATCATGCACACAATCGAAATTGGGCGGGCGCGACGGGACTGGCAGAGAGTGCGCTTGGCTATCTCGATGGACTACCCGATCCCTATCGTGATGTCCGTCTCGACGGTGTCCGAACGTATCTCGACGTGCTTGCCGATGACCCCGAGGTGATCGAACGACGTGATCCCCCGGAGCTTATGTGGAATGGTACTGCGCTCGGTCTTCCAGAGCTTGAGGTGGACGCAGCGTTCCTCGTGGCGTCCGTACTGGCCGAGGAAGATGACCGCTGGGACGAGTCCCTCGTCGAGGACGCCGTGAGCTACGCCCGCGAAGAACTCGACGCGGCGGAGACGACCTTCCTGACGCTCGTACTCGATTTCGTCGGCGATCACGAGAACAGAGGGCTCATCTATCAACGTCTTGTCGAGCACGTCGAACGGCGGAAGCACCGCGAGGAGGACGTCGACGGGCTCTTCGAATAG
- the pdxS gene encoding pyridoxal 5'-phosphate synthase lyase subunit PdxS, protein MPEETDLEELKRGTELVKRGFARMQKGGVIMDVVNREQARIAEDVGAVAVMALEAVPADIRKRGGVARMPDPVEVEAIIDEVSIPVMGKSRIGHTAEAQILESLGVDMIDESEVLTPADDRFHIDKREFTSPFVCGARNLGEALRRINEGAAMIRTKGEAGTGDVNQAVHHQRNIKSAIRTLTGMNHEEREEWARANEAPLDLVHETAEQGRLPVVNFAAGGIATPADAALMMHHGCDGIFVGSGIFGAEDPEEMGAAIVEAVNNWDDPDALAEISKDIGSGMRGDANADLPEDEQLQHRGV, encoded by the coding sequence ATGCCAGAGGAGACCGATCTAGAGGAGCTCAAACGCGGAACCGAACTCGTGAAACGCGGGTTCGCTCGCATGCAGAAAGGCGGCGTCATCATGGATGTCGTCAACCGGGAGCAAGCGCGGATCGCGGAGGACGTCGGTGCGGTGGCAGTGATGGCGCTCGAAGCCGTTCCGGCCGACATCCGCAAGCGAGGCGGCGTGGCCCGGATGCCCGATCCGGTCGAGGTCGAAGCGATCATCGACGAGGTGTCGATCCCCGTGATGGGCAAGTCCCGGATCGGTCACACGGCCGAAGCACAGATCCTCGAATCGCTCGGCGTCGACATGATCGACGAGTCCGAGGTCCTCACGCCCGCCGACGACCGCTTCCACATCGACAAACGCGAGTTTACCTCCCCCTTCGTCTGTGGGGCCCGGAACCTCGGCGAGGCCCTCCGTCGAATCAACGAGGGCGCTGCGATGATCCGCACCAAGGGTGAGGCGGGAACCGGCGACGTGAATCAGGCGGTCCACCACCAGCGCAACATCAAGAGCGCGATCCGAACGCTCACGGGCATGAACCACGAGGAACGCGAGGAGTGGGCTCGCGCGAACGAGGCACCGCTTGACCTGGTCCACGAGACCGCAGAGCAGGGCCGACTGCCGGTCGTCAACTTCGCGGCAGGGGGCATCGCGACGCCAGCAGACGCCGCGCTGATGATGCATCACGGCTGTGACGGCATCTTCGTCGGGTCGGGCATCTTCGGGGCGGAAGATCCCGAGGAGATGGGTGCGGCTATCGTCGAGGCCGTCAACAACTGGGACGATCCGGACGCCCTCGCGGAGATCAGCAAGGACATCGGCTCGGGCATGCGCGGCGACGCCAACGCCGACTTGCCCGAGGACGAACAGCTCCAGCATCGCGGCGTCTGA
- a CDS encoding DUF7544 domain-containing protein, producing the protein MSLSAVSSAGDAIDLTREFMTPFSPGRILKLSVVVFLLSGGGISLSANVPPIPPTLDPTYSGPTAEDATVEELFAEAEVTDAGLGAIPEELLVALLIAAAVLGLLAIAFAAIASIAEFVFIESLRSGDVTIRKYTSRRWKQGLSLLVFRIALGVLSTAFVLLTALFVLELGVVDSLTRALVYAGTAGALVVLTMTVISSLTTYFVVPAMIQEDRGILSGWKRVWTALRSQPVEFVVFVIVQYVLGLVLAAVVATVLVFSGGLIALALAVVFGTIIIVGGLGVTSGAGLALVGAAVVIGLTLLAIIAAVLQVPVQSYLRYYALLVLGDVDDRLDLVPDQRERARESQLGLGT; encoded by the coding sequence ATGAGTCTCTCTGCCGTCAGCTCCGCGGGCGACGCGATCGATCTCACACGGGAGTTCATGACGCCGTTTTCGCCCGGTCGAATCCTCAAGCTCTCGGTCGTTGTCTTCCTACTTAGCGGCGGTGGGATCAGCCTCTCGGCGAACGTCCCACCGATCCCGCCGACGCTCGATCCGACCTATAGCGGGCCGACCGCAGAGGATGCCACGGTAGAGGAACTGTTCGCCGAAGCGGAAGTTACAGACGCCGGGCTCGGTGCGATCCCCGAAGAGCTGTTGGTGGCGCTGCTCATCGCAGCCGCAGTCCTCGGACTGCTCGCCATCGCGTTCGCGGCGATCGCATCGATCGCCGAGTTCGTTTTCATCGAGTCGCTCCGCAGCGGCGACGTGACGATCAGAAAGTACACCTCACGGCGCTGGAAACAGGGCCTTTCCCTGCTCGTGTTCCGGATCGCTCTTGGGGTGCTTTCGACGGCGTTCGTACTCCTGACAGCGCTGTTCGTGCTGGAACTCGGAGTCGTCGACTCGCTCACTCGTGCGCTCGTGTACGCCGGAACCGCGGGTGCACTGGTCGTTCTGACGATGACGGTGATCAGTAGTCTAACGACCTATTTCGTCGTCCCGGCGATGATACAGGAAGACAGGGGAATTCTATCGGGCTGGAAACGAGTGTGGACAGCGTTACGGTCCCAACCCGTCGAGTTCGTAGTTTTCGTGATCGTACAGTACGTGCTGGGGCTGGTCCTCGCCGCGGTGGTTGCGACCGTCCTCGTCTTCTCGGGCGGGCTGATCGCGCTCGCGCTCGCCGTCGTGTTTGGGACGATCATCATCGTGGGGGGGCTCGGGGTTACTTCGGGAGCAGGACTGGCACTTGTCGGGGCCGCCGTGGTGATCGGTCTGACACTGCTGGCGATCATCGCCGCAGTCCTGCAGGTTCCAGTCCAGAGCTATCTTCGATACTACGCGTTGCTCGTGCTCGGTGACGTCGATGATCGACTGGATCTGGTACCAGACCAGCGCGAGCGTGCTCGCGAGAGTCAGCTTGGGCTCGGGACGTGA
- a CDS encoding CBS domain-containing protein, which produces MDISEIASQEYVEVDVGTRLGKVRSLFDEENPKGIIVTRDGEYAGVLGEQDVLQSHVEDDAKAGALIKPSRNDPAPKIDRTEGIRDVARQLVEGGTKVAPVFEGEQRYGIITADAILTDVLDNLDALTVEQIYTDNVISIEETAGVGKAINYLRENGISRLPVVNENGHLSGVITTHDISDIAIRRMHKQTTGDRKGDVERVLDMPVYDAMNSPVTTTTTTASVEDAVRTMLDHDYGGLVVTPEEDDRLVQGILTKTDVLRALSYTEEERLDVQITNIRLLDTITREDIREQIQGIADKYRKMQVQHAHVRFHKHKEKLRGTPLIQCQIRLRTNKGQVAGSGEGYGADNAFRVASDKLERNVLELKGVISDEEYRGQVLRKLGEM; this is translated from the coding sequence ATGGATATTTCTGAAATCGCGTCACAGGAGTACGTCGAAGTCGATGTTGGGACGAGGCTCGGGAAGGTGCGCTCGTTGTTCGACGAGGAGAACCCGAAAGGGATCATCGTCACCCGTGACGGCGAGTACGCCGGTGTGCTCGGGGAGCAAGACGTGCTCCAGTCTCACGTTGAGGACGACGCGAAGGCGGGGGCGCTGATCAAACCCAGTCGGAACGATCCCGCGCCGAAGATCGACCGAACAGAAGGCATCCGGGACGTTGCTCGCCAGCTCGTCGAGGGCGGTACCAAGGTCGCTCCGGTGTTCGAGGGCGAGCAGCGCTACGGGATAATCACGGCCGACGCAATTCTCACGGATGTCCTCGACAATCTCGACGCGCTGACTGTCGAGCAGATCTACACGGACAACGTGATTTCGATCGAGGAGACTGCAGGCGTCGGAAAAGCGATCAACTACCTGCGCGAGAACGGCATCTCCCGGCTCCCGGTCGTCAACGAAAACGGCCACCTGTCTGGAGTCATCACGACCCACGATATCAGCGACATCGCGATCCGTCGGATGCACAAACAGACGACCGGCGACCGGAAAGGTGACGTCGAGCGGGTGCTCGATATGCCCGTCTACGATGCGATGAACAGCCCGGTGACGACGACGACGACCACTGCATCGGTCGAGGACGCCGTACGGACAATGCTCGACCACGACTACGGCGGACTGGTCGTGACGCCGGAAGAGGACGACAGGCTGGTGCAGGGAATCCTGACCAAGACTGACGTTCTCCGTGCCCTCTCCTACACCGAGGAGGAGCGACTCGACGTCCAGATCACGAACATCCGGTTGCTCGATACGATCACTCGTGAGGACATCCGGGAACAGATCCAGGGGATCGCTGACAAGTACCGGAAGATGCAGGTGCAACATGCACACGTCCGCTTCCACAAGCACAAGGAGAAACTGCGCGGCACGCCGCTGATCCAGTGTCAGATCCGGCTGCGGACGAACAAGGGGCAGGTCGCCGGCAGCGGTGAGGGCTACGGTGCTGACAACGCGTTCCGTGTCGCCAGCGACAAACTCGAACGGAACGTCCTCGAACTGAAAGGCGTCATTAGCGACGAGGAGTACAGGGGACAGGTACTCCGAAAGCTCGGCGAGATGTGA
- a CDS encoding glycosyltransferase family 4 protein codes for MRVAMVTLETVHQRDAAPQRRLDRIAGSLVERGHDVHVFCAQWWDKKIDTFEREGITYHGVVRSAESTRGFLLGLPLAINSCDPDVVHAGATYPPAIAAASVGATLARVPLLTDWYDPTVGDGFLARRGLSAPDRIVTPSRLVRTRLREQGAAADRTGVVPNSVDFELIRETEPADERHIVYARGLDEGANLESLLLGLAELREFDWSATVIGDGPRRNEYEQQARDLRIDDRITFAGELDREERVAIYRNAHVFVQTARQCRFPTELLWGLACGCVGIVEYHVDSSAHELVEGRERGFRTTSESELADAIREAGEMDSKTIDEEFAGFDRGIVLEQYLDLYRELRKQYGILR; via the coding sequence ATGCGCGTCGCGATGGTCACGTTGGAGACGGTCCACCAGCGCGACGCAGCGCCACAGCGCAGACTCGATCGGATTGCGGGGTCGCTAGTCGAACGAGGTCACGACGTTCACGTGTTCTGTGCGCAGTGGTGGGACAAAAAGATCGATACGTTCGAGCGCGAGGGGATTACCTATCATGGAGTCGTCAGGTCGGCCGAATCGACGCGCGGGTTCCTCCTTGGGCTACCGCTCGCGATCAACAGTTGTGATCCCGACGTGGTCCATGCCGGAGCGACGTATCCGCCCGCGATCGCCGCCGCAAGCGTTGGTGCAACGCTTGCCCGCGTTCCGTTGCTCACAGACTGGTACGATCCGACGGTCGGCGACGGATTTCTTGCCCGGCGCGGGCTATCAGCACCCGACCGAATCGTCACGCCGTCGCGACTCGTCCGGACCCGACTACGCGAGCAAGGCGCAGCGGCCGACCGGACCGGCGTCGTCCCGAACAGCGTCGACTTCGAGTTAATCCGCGAAACGGAGCCTGCCGACGAACGCCACATCGTCTACGCACGGGGGCTCGACGAGGGTGCGAACCTTGAAAGCCTCCTGCTCGGGCTGGCAGAACTCCGAGAATTCGACTGGTCGGCGACGGTTATCGGCGACGGTCCCCGACGCAACGAGTACGAACAGCAAGCCCGTGACCTGCGTATCGATGACCGGATCACCTTCGCGGGCGAACTCGACCGCGAGGAACGAGTCGCCATCTACCGGAACGCACACGTCTTCGTCCAGACTGCACGACAGTGTCGGTTCCCGACTGAACTACTGTGGGGACTGGCCTGTGGCTGTGTCGGTATCGTCGAGTATCACGTCGATTCGAGCGCTCATGAACTCGTTGAGGGGCGTGAACGCGGGTTCCGGACCACCTCGGAGAGCGAACTCGCCGACGCCATCCGCGAGGCAGGGGAGATGGATTCGAAGACCATCGACGAGGAGTTCGCAGGCTTCGATCGTGGGATAGTCTTAGAACAGTATCTGGACCTGTACCGAGAGCTTCGGAAGCAGTACGGTATTCTACGCTAA
- the radB gene encoding DNA repair and recombination protein RadB → MNAGTPIPTGCESVDELLGEGFERGTVTQLYGQPAAGKTNLALAAAVEVAASGKLAVYIDTEGLSIDRFQQVLSGRVDDERLEEVASNVVIESAHDFEEQRTAVRDAAEFADRADLIVLDSATGFYRLERDEADEGDTLRQVAKQVTHLLSLARKHDLAVIVTNQVFADPDSDQTRALGGNTLEHWTGTVLRLDRYRGGNRRATLEKHRAKAAGETAQFRITESGLKSADGRTP, encoded by the coding sequence GTGAACGCAGGCACGCCGATCCCGACGGGCTGTGAGTCGGTCGACGAGTTGCTCGGTGAGGGCTTCGAGCGCGGCACCGTCACGCAGCTGTACGGCCAGCCCGCGGCTGGCAAGACGAACCTCGCGCTGGCCGCGGCAGTCGAAGTCGCCGCGAGCGGGAAGCTGGCAGTCTACATCGACACCGAAGGGCTGTCGATAGACCGATTCCAGCAGGTACTGTCGGGCCGCGTCGACGACGAACGCCTCGAGGAGGTCGCCTCGAACGTCGTCATCGAGAGTGCCCACGACTTCGAGGAGCAACGGACCGCCGTCCGGGACGCCGCGGAGTTCGCCGACCGGGCCGACCTGATCGTCCTCGACAGCGCAACCGGGTTTTATCGGCTCGAACGTGACGAGGCTGACGAGGGCGACACACTCCGGCAGGTCGCCAAACAGGTGACCCATCTGCTCTCACTGGCGCGGAAACACGACCTTGCAGTGATCGTTACGAATCAGGTGTTCGCCGACCCCGACAGCGACCAGACGCGAGCGCTGGGCGGGAACACGCTCGAACACTGGACGGGGACGGTGCTCAGACTGGATCGCTACAGGGGCGGAAACAGACGCGCAACACTGGAAAAACATCGGGCAAAAGCCGCAGGCGAAACGGCGCAATTTCGGATCACCGAATCCGGACTGAAATCGGCGGACGGACGGACGCCCTAG
- a CDS encoding dihydroneopterin aldolase family protein encodes MEPTVGERACFEAGIKFGTLYHQFAGTPVSPDSAASLERAMEEAIENQPHASTVTVDILEEELDAAIDHGYTELTGEFMEVEIVIEYEDNEVVTSMAMEDGYPLMRVNDIRRGE; translated from the coding sequence ATGGAACCAACCGTCGGAGAGCGCGCGTGTTTCGAGGCCGGAATCAAGTTCGGCACGCTGTATCACCAGTTCGCCGGAACGCCGGTAAGCCCCGACAGCGCGGCCAGTCTGGAACGCGCCATGGAGGAGGCGATCGAGAACCAACCCCACGCCAGCACGGTCACAGTCGATATCCTCGAAGAGGAACTCGATGCAGCGATCGATCACGGTTACACCGAATTGACTGGCGAGTTTATGGAGGTCGAGATCGTCATCGAGTACGAGGACAACGAGGTGGTCACGAGTATGGCGATGGAAGACGGGTATCCGTTGATGCGAGTCAACGATATTCGCCGCGGAGAGTAG